The following proteins are co-located in the Yersinia kristensenii genome:
- a CDS encoding excisionase has product MLTLEQWNRTLPKPRNLDTIRRWARNGQIWPPPIFDGHQYFVQENAIKLLPKQQYKPVNNLITRIQNGT; this is encoded by the coding sequence ATGCTCACACTCGAACAGTGGAACAGAACACTCCCTAAACCCAGAAATTTGGACACAATACGCCGCTGGGCTAGAAACGGGCAGATATGGCCGCCTCCGATTTTTGATGGACACCAATATTTTGTACAAGAAAATGCCATAAAGCTACTACCCAAACAGCAATATAAACCAGTCAATAATTTAATAACAAGAATTCAGAATGGCACGTAA